A single window of uncultured Fretibacterium sp. DNA harbors:
- a CDS encoding EutN/CcmL family microcompartment protein has translation MQVAKVVGTVVSTKKNDTLVGHKLLIVRFLDKNLKSYGETRIVVDTVGAGVGELVLCVSGAASRNAVGNASAAVDAAIVGIVDTIGMSGS, from the coding sequence GTGCAGGTAGCTAAGGTGGTTGGTACGGTGGTATCGACCAAGAAGAACGACACCCTTGTCGGGCATAAGCTGCTGATCGTACGGTTCCTGGACAAGAATCTCAAGTCCTACGGAGAGACCCGCATCGTGGTCGATACGGTGGGGGCCGGGGTGGGGGAGCTTGTCCTCTGCGTCTCGGGGGCCGCGTCGCGCAACGCGGTGGGCAATGCATCGGCGGCCGTCGATGCGGCTATCGTCGGGATCGTGGACACCATCGGCATGAGCGGCAGCTGA
- a CDS encoding adenine deaminase C-terminal domain-containing protein, whose translation MSRIDSMKRTLEYRTMVDVLMSEDRYADLVLAGGTIVNTLTRETYVGDVAVKGRHILMVGDCSKLTGPDTTYVNVEGRYLSPGFIDSHMHFESSMLTITEFSRLSIPSGTTTLVADPHEIGNALGPVGMKAMADEAGRVPNHVYLVVPCLAPDCPALETAGVDVSSKDIEDLLSYPNIIGIGEIQGFSNARHVYRNTPEIVTDIMASTSYAVGLNRTVDGNAPDLFGAELAAHILVAGGRASCHETTTKAECVEKLRQGVFVFMREGSTQKNMAECIRAVTEDGLDSRRCILATDDMVADDLRNLGHMNEIVRRTIRQGVDPVEAIQMVTINPSAYFRFEDRGALAPGKLADIVVLDDLYEMSVEAVFIEGKLTAHKGRLLVDLSPYVYPDTVKNSVRRAPLKKSDLEVRSDAAQVTGNCLVAIPDQNLTDALKVTLPVSGGVVSCDPKDDVLYIACIERYGRNGNIGKAFVRGFGMKQGAIAESVAHDTHNIVVAGASLEDMVAAVNRVIEMGGGIALADRGRVVDELRLPVGGLISDEQSGEEMAESIKRLAETARTQLSCAIHEPFMHLSFLALSTSPKWKITDKGLIDVENFRILPPIED comes from the coding sequence TTGAGCAGGATTGATTCCATGAAGAGGACCCTGGAATACCGCACCATGGTCGACGTGCTGATGTCCGAGGACCGGTACGCCGATCTGGTGCTGGCGGGCGGGACGATCGTCAACACGCTGACCCGCGAGACCTACGTCGGGGACGTAGCCGTCAAGGGACGCCACATTCTCATGGTCGGAGATTGCAGTAAGCTGACAGGGCCGGATACGACCTACGTCAACGTGGAGGGGCGCTACCTGTCCCCGGGATTCATCGATTCCCACATGCACTTCGAGAGCAGTATGCTGACGATCACGGAGTTTTCCCGGCTCTCGATCCCCTCGGGGACGACGACGCTGGTCGCCGATCCTCACGAGATCGGCAACGCCCTGGGGCCGGTGGGCATGAAGGCTATGGCGGACGAGGCGGGCAGGGTTCCGAACCACGTCTATCTGGTGGTGCCGTGCCTGGCGCCCGACTGTCCCGCTCTGGAGACCGCGGGGGTCGACGTGTCCTCGAAGGACATCGAGGACCTTCTGAGCTATCCCAATATCATCGGCATCGGAGAGATACAGGGCTTTTCCAACGCCCGGCACGTATACCGCAACACCCCGGAGATCGTGACCGACATCATGGCCTCCACCAGCTATGCCGTGGGGCTCAACCGGACCGTGGACGGCAACGCGCCGGACCTCTTCGGGGCCGAGCTGGCCGCACACATCCTCGTGGCCGGGGGCCGGGCCTCCTGTCACGAGACGACGACCAAGGCGGAGTGCGTGGAAAAACTGCGCCAGGGGGTCTTTGTGTTCATGCGGGAGGGCTCCACGCAGAAGAACATGGCCGAGTGCATCCGGGCGGTCACCGAGGATGGGCTGGACTCGCGGCGGTGCATCCTCGCGACGGACGATATGGTGGCGGACGACCTCCGCAATCTGGGGCACATGAACGAGATCGTGAGGCGCACGATCCGCCAGGGCGTGGACCCGGTCGAGGCCATACAGATGGTGACCATCAACCCGTCCGCCTACTTCCGCTTCGAGGACCGCGGCGCCCTCGCCCCCGGAAAGCTGGCCGACATCGTCGTCCTGGACGACCTCTACGAGATGTCGGTCGAGGCCGTCTTCATCGAGGGGAAGCTGACCGCGCACAAGGGCAGGCTGCTCGTCGATCTCTCCCCCTACGTCTATCCCGATACCGTCAAGAACTCCGTCCGCAGGGCTCCCCTGAAGAAGTCGGACCTGGAGGTGCGCAGCGATGCCGCGCAGGTCACCGGAAACTGCCTCGTCGCCATCCCGGACCAGAACCTGACGGACGCCCTCAAGGTCACCCTGCCCGTCTCGGGCGGCGTCGTCTCGTGCGACCCGAAGGACGACGTGCTCTACATCGCCTGCATCGAACGCTACGGACGCAACGGCAACATCGGCAAGGCGTTCGTCCGTGGGTTCGGGATGAAACAGGGGGCCATCGCGGAGAGCGTGGCGCACGATACGCACAACATCGTCGTGGCGGGCGCGTCCCTCGAGGACATGGTCGCGGCGGTCAACCGGGTGATCGAGATGGGGGGCGGCATCGCCCTGGCGGATCGGGGCCGGGTCGTGGACGAGCTGCGCCTGCCCGTGGGCGGCCTGATCTCGGACGAGCAGTCGGGCGAGGAGATGGCGGAGAGCATCAAGCGCCTGGCGGAAACCGCGCGGACACAGCTCTCCTGCGCGATTCACGAGCCCTTCATGCACCTGTCCTTCCTGGCGCTCTCCACCAGCCCAAAATGGAAGATCACGGACAAGGGGCTGATCGACGTCGAGAACTTCCGGATCCTTCCGCCCATAGAAGATTGA
- a CDS encoding TRAP transporter substrate-binding protein, whose product MNKIARLTLCCFMFLAAEILHAHGASGAVKITYGHGFMPHTPQARAAEEFKKRVEKESDGSLLVDVFPSGQLGSAREMFESVQMGTQEIALLPTARISGFSPTLQIFDLPFLFPDKKTAYRIFDGEVGEKLLSTLENNGVKGLAVYEDGFKNFTCNKKIEKLDDFKGLKFRTMESPIIMEQFKALGANPTPVDFSELYNALQQGTVDGQENPLVTIASVKLYEVQKYMLLSNHAYLGHVFLVNQDWFNGLDDKEKEIISRNAKEIASWQRELVAQEEMGYLEKIKQGGTVVLELSQDERERMRGCMENVYRVAKDIVGEELLNLVTNSIGK is encoded by the coding sequence ATGAATAAAATAGCGAGATTGACATTGTGCTGTTTTATGTTTTTGGCGGCAGAAATCCTTCATGCACATGGAGCCAGTGGGGCAGTAAAGATTACTTATGGGCACGGCTTTATGCCTCATACTCCTCAGGCTAGGGCTGCGGAGGAATTTAAGAAACGGGTGGAAAAAGAGTCCGATGGGAGTTTGTTGGTGGATGTCTTTCCATCCGGACAATTGGGCTCTGCCAGGGAAATGTTTGAAAGCGTACAGATGGGGACGCAGGAAATCGCTCTTTTGCCCACAGCCAGAATCAGCGGTTTCAGCCCGACGTTGCAGATTTTCGACCTTCCGTTCCTGTTTCCGGATAAAAAGACGGCATACCGGATATTTGATGGAGAAGTTGGAGAGAAGTTGTTGTCTACCCTTGAAAATAATGGTGTAAAAGGGCTGGCTGTTTATGAGGATGGGTTTAAAAATTTTACCTGCAACAAGAAAATTGAAAAACTGGATGATTTTAAAGGACTTAAATTCCGGACGATGGAAAGCCCTATCATTATGGAGCAATTCAAGGCTTTGGGGGCCAACCCTACCCCGGTGGATTTCAGCGAACTTTATAATGCACTGCAGCAGGGGACTGTCGACGGTCAGGAAAATCCTTTGGTAACTATTGCCTCGGTAAAACTTTACGAGGTGCAAAAATACATGCTGCTCTCCAACCATGCTTATCTTGGCCATGTATTTTTGGTCAATCAGGACTGGTTCAATGGTCTGGATGATAAAGAAAAGGAAATAATTTCTCGTAATGCCAAGGAAATCGCCTCGTGGCAAAGGGAGCTGGTGGCCCAGGAGGAGATGGGGTATTTGGAGAAAATTAAACAGGGGGGAACTGTTGTCTTGGAGCTCTCTCAGGACGAAAGAGAGAGGATGCGGGGATGCATGGAAAACGTTTACCGCGTAGCAAAGGATATCGTGGGCGAGGAGTTATTGAATCTTGTGACCAATAGCATTGGAAAGTAA
- a CDS encoding TRAP transporter small permease: MRFVDRAAKFFLAACLLFAVALLFTNVTLRYFWKSAIFWAEEMLRYLIVWITFIGASMCVQEESHIGIDVLSNILHHKGKLVLKLILNIVGFFFGIAFLIVSFRFIQKVYATGQVSATIGNVPMYIIYLCFPVSFFLYALQSMNMFLRLMKLRRQEGGQL; this comes from the coding sequence ATGAGATTTGTCGATCGTGCAGCAAAATTTTTTCTGGCGGCGTGTCTGTTGTTTGCCGTGGCCTTGTTGTTCACCAACGTGACCTTACGCTATTTTTGGAAATCTGCAATTTTCTGGGCAGAGGAAATGCTGCGTTACCTGATTGTATGGATTACTTTTATCGGTGCTTCTATGTGCGTACAGGAGGAGTCTCATATCGGAATCGATGTTCTGTCGAACATTTTGCACCATAAGGGGAAACTGGTCCTGAAATTGATCCTGAATATTGTGGGCTTTTTTTTCGGAATCGCATTTCTTATCGTTTCTTTTAGATTTATCCAGAAGGTCTACGCGACGGGGCAGGTCTCTGCAACGATTGGAAATGTTCCGATGTACATAATTTATCTTTGTTTCCCCGTCAGTTTTTTTCTATACGCGTTGCAGTCCATGAACATGTTTTTGCGGCTGATGAAGCTTAGGAGGCAGGAGGGAGGGCAGCTATGA
- a CDS encoding TRAP transporter large permease: MTSVLFVFLFVMLAFNIPVFIALTASSALVLSGFTSIRTDIVLQRMFAGIDKFSLMAVPFFIFAANVMNRGGLAPRILNFANALVGHKRGGLAYTVVIACMFLGAVSGSSPATVIAICSLMLPVMIENGYGRGFSVGLIMAASSVAVIIPPSIGMIVYGTVTGTSIGELFIAGFLPGIVYGAAFMLYSARYTQKHSVSLRPKATLRQMWDSFKSAGWALIIPILIAGSIYGGFCTPTESAGIVSVYAILVSCFIYRELSLADLVNVAYESAIGTAQVMIILAGASVFSWLLTRLQVPAALANMLSSIAHSKVMVLLLINVILLIAGMFLDAASIQTIMSPLFLPAAVQFEVNPVHLGIIMVVNGAIGMFTPPFGLNLFVAAGVTKIPLSELMKTVWMWIFISLTALLLITYIPQISMLLPDLLFRK, encoded by the coding sequence ATGACGAGCGTTTTGTTTGTCTTTTTATTTGTCATGCTGGCGTTTAATATTCCTGTATTTATTGCGCTCACGGCTTCATCGGCCTTGGTGTTGAGCGGCTTTACCTCAATCCGAACGGACATTGTCCTGCAGCGGATGTTTGCAGGTATCGATAAGTTTTCTTTAATGGCCGTTCCCTTTTTTATCTTTGCCGCCAATGTGATGAATCGAGGCGGCTTGGCGCCTCGTATACTGAATTTTGCCAATGCATTGGTGGGCCATAAGCGTGGGGGACTCGCCTATACCGTGGTGATCGCGTGCATGTTTTTAGGCGCCGTCAGTGGCTCTTCCCCTGCGACCGTGATAGCTATTTGTTCTTTAATGCTTCCGGTTATGATCGAAAATGGCTATGGACGCGGTTTTTCCGTCGGGCTCATTATGGCGGCCTCCTCCGTAGCTGTGATTATTCCGCCCAGTATCGGCATGATCGTATACGGTACGGTAACGGGAACTTCTATTGGAGAATTGTTCATAGCGGGTTTTTTGCCTGGAATCGTCTATGGTGCGGCTTTTATGCTTTATAGTGCCCGGTATACGCAAAAGCACAGCGTTTCTTTAAGACCTAAGGCTACTCTAAGGCAAATGTGGGATTCTTTTAAAAGCGCCGGATGGGCTTTGATTATCCCGATTTTAATCGCAGGAAGCATCTATGGAGGTTTCTGCACGCCTACCGAGTCGGCCGGTATCGTATCCGTTTACGCTATTTTGGTCAGCTGTTTTATCTACAGGGAGCTTTCTCTTGCAGACTTGGTAAATGTGGCTTATGAATCGGCCATAGGTACGGCTCAGGTTATGATTATATTGGCTGGGGCCAGCGTTTTTTCTTGGTTGTTGACTCGGCTCCAGGTTCCGGCTGCGTTGGCAAATATGCTGAGCTCCATAGCTCACAGCAAGGTTATGGTACTGCTTCTTATTAATGTGATCCTTCTGATTGCCGGAATGTTTCTTGATGCTGCGTCTATTCAGACTATTATGTCGCCGTTGTTTCTTCCCGCAGCGGTACAGTTTGAAGTCAATCCCGTACATTTGGGGATTATCATGGTGGTGAATGGTGCTATTGGTATGTTTACCCCACCTTTTGGACTAAACCTTTTTGTTGCAGCCGGTGTGACCAAGATTCCCCTTAGCGAGTTGATGAAGACCGTTTGGATGTGGATTTTTATCAGTTTGACCGCGCTGTTGCTCATTACGTACATACCCCAGATCTCCATGCTTTTGCCTGACCTGCTCTTTAGAAAGTGA
- a CDS encoding NCS2 family permease has protein sequence MLDRLFKLKEHNTDVKTEVLAGITSFIAMAYIIFVNPSILKSANMDFNSVLMATCIGAAVGCFLTAILANVPFCQAPGMGMNAFFAYTLCGTMGYTWQQGLTVVFLSGAIFLLITITPLRGKIIAAIPNDMKSAITGGIGLFVALVGLFNAGIVHTTEAGKLTLGNITSGAPLVAVIGLLIVAVLVTRRVKGALIIGILAATAIAVPLGVATLPETLTLSGLSMEPTFMKMSFDFSSVGIVSVVTVVATLAVYNTFDTLGTLIATATNAGLVDKDGNMPGCDRALIADAGSTILAGFLGTSTICTLVESATGISEGGRTGLTAVVCGVLFLLGMLLAPVAEIIPAAATAPALILSGTMMAGGVRNIDWKDMEIAIPCFLILAIMPFAYSVSDGIGFGFISYIVIKIFRGKAREVSPVLHVLGAIFVIKYILAGIL, from the coding sequence ATGCTGGATCGCCTGTTCAAGCTCAAGGAACACAACACCGACGTCAAGACGGAGGTTCTTGCCGGCATCACCTCGTTCATCGCCATGGCGTACATCATCTTCGTCAATCCCTCCATCCTCAAGTCCGCCAATATGGACTTCAACTCCGTCCTGATGGCCACCTGCATCGGCGCCGCCGTCGGCTGCTTCCTCACCGCCATCCTGGCGAACGTCCCCTTCTGCCAGGCCCCGGGGATGGGCATGAACGCCTTCTTCGCGTACACCCTCTGCGGGACCATGGGCTATACCTGGCAGCAGGGGCTCACGGTCGTGTTCCTGTCCGGCGCGATATTCCTGCTGATCACCATAACGCCGCTCCGCGGGAAGATCATCGCCGCTATCCCCAATGACATGAAGAGTGCGATCACGGGCGGCATTGGCCTCTTTGTGGCGCTCGTCGGCCTGTTCAACGCCGGGATCGTGCACACGACGGAGGCGGGCAAGCTCACCCTCGGCAACATCACCTCGGGGGCTCCCCTGGTCGCCGTGATTGGGCTCCTGATCGTCGCCGTCCTGGTCACGCGACGCGTGAAGGGCGCGCTGATCATCGGCATCCTCGCCGCCACGGCCATAGCGGTTCCCCTCGGCGTCGCGACGCTTCCCGAGACCCTGACCCTCAGCGGCCTCTCCATGGAGCCCACCTTTATGAAGATGAGCTTCGACTTCAGCAGCGTGGGGATCGTCTCCGTCGTCACCGTCGTGGCGACCTTAGCCGTCTACAACACCTTCGACACCCTGGGGACCCTGATCGCCACCGCCACAAACGCCGGCCTGGTCGATAAGGACGGCAACATGCCCGGGTGCGACAGGGCGCTGATCGCCGACGCCGGCTCCACGATCCTGGCGGGCTTCCTCGGCACCTCGACGATCTGCACCCTGGTCGAGTCCGCCACGGGCATATCCGAGGGCGGCAGGACCGGCCTCACTGCTGTCGTGTGCGGCGTCTTGTTCCTGCTGGGCATGCTGCTGGCCCCCGTCGCGGAGATCATCCCGGCGGCGGCGACCGCTCCGGCCCTGATCCTGTCGGGCACCATGATGGCGGGCGGGGTCCGGAACATCGACTGGAAGGATATGGAGATTGCAATTCCGTGCTTCCTGATCCTGGCTATCATGCCCTTCGCCTACTCCGTCTCGGACGGCATCGGGTTCGGCTTCATCTCGTACATCGTGATCAAGATCTTCCGCGGCAAGGCGAGGGAGGTCTCCCCCGTGCTCCATGTGCTGGGGGCTATTTTCGTAATCAAGTATATCCTGGCCGGCATCCTCTAA
- the guaD gene encoding guanine deaminase, protein MKDIIVLKGQVVYAESHDKLTVRPDAYLVAEDGKVVGVYDALPDAYAGVRVEDCGDRLIIPGFNDLHVHAPQFPNRGLGMDKELLPWLNTYTFPEEAKFRDEGYAKRVYGRFVRELWRVGTTRAVVFATIHVPSARVLADLMETAGLGGYVGKVNMDRNSPDTLIEPTAASLAETVRFVESFGSGAGRVRPILTPRFVPTCTEELMRGLGQLAEERGLPVQSHLSENEGEIAWVRELHPESRDYASVYDVFGLFGRTRTVMAHCVHVTDDEIALMKRRGVYVAHCPISNLNLSSGIAPVRRFLEEGVDVGLGSDVSGGHRLSIMDTMASAVECSKMRWKYVDGRAPLTTTEVFYCATKGGGSFFGRVGSFESGYALDCLVIDDTRLKDEVRRSLEERLERFIYLGDDREIAARYVDGALLPEPKVV, encoded by the coding sequence ATGAAGGACATCATCGTTCTGAAGGGACAGGTCGTATACGCCGAGTCCCACGATAAGCTGACCGTGAGGCCCGACGCCTATCTTGTGGCCGAGGATGGAAAGGTGGTGGGCGTCTACGACGCCCTGCCCGACGCCTACGCGGGCGTCCGCGTCGAGGATTGCGGGGACCGTCTTATCATCCCCGGCTTCAACGACCTCCACGTCCACGCGCCCCAGTTCCCGAACCGAGGCCTCGGCATGGACAAGGAGCTGCTGCCCTGGCTGAACACCTACACCTTTCCCGAGGAGGCGAAGTTCAGGGACGAGGGCTACGCGAAGCGCGTCTATGGGCGCTTCGTCCGGGAGCTCTGGAGGGTGGGGACGACACGGGCCGTCGTCTTTGCCACCATCCACGTCCCATCCGCGCGGGTCCTCGCGGACCTGATGGAGACGGCCGGCCTGGGCGGGTACGTGGGCAAGGTCAACATGGACCGCAACAGCCCCGACACGCTCATCGAGCCGACCGCGGCCTCGCTGGCCGAGACGGTGCGTTTTGTCGAGAGCTTCGGGAGCGGGGCCGGGCGCGTGCGCCCCATCCTCACCCCGCGCTTCGTGCCCACCTGCACGGAGGAGTTGATGCGGGGCCTGGGACAGCTGGCGGAGGAACGAGGGCTGCCCGTACAGTCGCACCTGTCCGAGAACGAGGGTGAGATCGCCTGGGTCCGGGAGCTGCACCCCGAGTCCAGGGACTATGCCTCCGTCTACGATGTGTTCGGGCTGTTCGGCCGGACGCGGACCGTCATGGCGCACTGCGTCCACGTCACCGATGACGAGATTGCGCTGATGAAGCGGCGGGGCGTCTACGTCGCGCACTGCCCGATCTCCAACCTGAACCTCTCGAGCGGCATCGCCCCGGTGCGGCGCTTCCTCGAGGAGGGCGTCGACGTGGGGCTGGGGTCGGACGTCTCCGGCGGGCACAGGCTCTCCATAATGGACACGATGGCCTCCGCGGTCGAGTGCTCGAAGATGCGCTGGAAGTACGTGGACGGCAGGGCGCCCCTGACGACGACGGAGGTCTTCTACTGCGCGACGAAGGGCGGCGGGTCCTTCTTCGGGAGGGTCGGCAGCTTCGAGAGCGGCTATGCCCTGGACTGCCTCGTGATCGACGACACCCGCCTGAAGGACGAGGTCCGGCGTTCCCTCGAGGAGCGGCTGGAGCGTTTCATCTATCTGGGCGACGACCGGGAGATTGCCGCGCGCTACGTGGACGGCGCGCTCCTGCCCGAGCCGAAGGTAGTTTAA
- a CDS encoding cyclase family protein yields the protein MRLIDLSQEIFEGMSVFPMHQNTFIMTNMTHEENMRKTGSKTLGFSARNLLISEHCGTHTDAIWEFEPRGKTIDEMSLSYFWGSAICIDVSFVPASRYIEPADLEEAVRKSGQELRKGDIVLLYTGHFDANFGTDKWQTVYTGLSYDGARWLAENGVVNVGVDAPAIDHPDDLDFSGHLVCGRYNMTNTENLCNLDKVLNKRFLYFGLPLRIRAGSGSPIRAVALLDED from the coding sequence ATGCGTCTGATCGATCTCTCTCAGGAGATTTTTGAGGGCATGTCCGTCTTTCCGATGCACCAGAACACCTTTATCATGACGAACATGACCCACGAGGAGAACATGCGGAAGACCGGGAGCAAGACCCTGGGCTTCTCCGCGCGGAACCTGCTGATCAGCGAGCACTGCGGGACGCACACGGATGCGATATGGGAGTTCGAGCCCAGGGGAAAGACGATCGACGAGATGTCGCTGAGCTACTTCTGGGGCAGCGCCATCTGCATCGACGTCAGCTTTGTCCCCGCCAGCCGCTACATCGAGCCCGCCGACCTGGAGGAGGCCGTGAGGAAATCCGGGCAGGAGCTGCGGAAGGGGGACATCGTCCTTCTGTACACGGGGCACTTCGACGCGAACTTCGGGACGGACAAGTGGCAGACCGTCTATACGGGGCTCAGCTACGACGGCGCGCGCTGGCTGGCCGAGAACGGGGTCGTCAACGTCGGCGTGGACGCGCCGGCCATCGATCACCCCGACGACCTGGACTTCTCCGGACACCTGGTCTGCGGTCGCTACAATATGACCAACACGGAGAACCTCTGCAACCTGGACAAAGTCCTGAACAAGCGGTTTCTCTATTTCGGGCTGCCCCTCAGGATTCGCGCGGGGTCGGGGTCGCCCATCCGTGCCGTCGCCCTGCTGGACGAGGATTGA
- a CDS encoding FAD binding domain-containing protein: MSILKGYKCRTVEEALQVLSENRGNAKVVSGGTDIVIAVRHRRLKEEILVDVFGIPELKRMERTGGFWEIGAALPFSHIAGSGLPPNLVGLKKACNSVGSPQIRNRGTIGGNIANASTAADTVPMMVALRATAVIRSVDGERETPVEEMFDSREKWLKPDELLVKVRFRDPGRNRCLTSAKLGLRKALAISRMTVGLYLEVGDGGEITDVSVASGAIGKHAMREPDVEAFMKGVSIRSEDYWRASEVFQGSLDERLKGRASLSFKREAIVGIMDEALSDALRYFYFGGERV, translated from the coding sequence ATGTCCATTTTGAAGGGGTACAAGTGCAGAACCGTCGAGGAGGCGCTCCAGGTGCTCTCCGAGAACCGGGGAAACGCCAAGGTCGTGTCGGGAGGGACGGACATCGTCATCGCGGTGAGGCACCGTCGGCTCAAGGAGGAGATCCTGGTGGACGTCTTCGGCATCCCGGAGCTCAAGAGAATGGAGCGGACGGGGGGCTTCTGGGAGATCGGCGCGGCGCTTCCCTTCTCCCACATTGCGGGAAGCGGCCTGCCTCCCAATCTTGTCGGCCTGAAGAAGGCGTGCAACTCCGTCGGTTCCCCGCAGATACGGAACAGGGGGACGATAGGGGGCAATATCGCGAACGCCTCCACGGCGGCGGACACGGTTCCGATGATGGTGGCCCTGAGGGCCACGGCGGTGATCCGGAGCGTCGACGGGGAGAGGGAGACGCCGGTGGAGGAGATGTTCGACTCCAGGGAGAAGTGGCTGAAGCCCGACGAACTGCTGGTGAAGGTGCGGTTTCGGGACCCGGGGAGGAACCGGTGCCTGACGAGCGCCAAGCTGGGGCTCCGGAAGGCCCTGGCCATCTCCAGGATGACCGTCGGGCTGTACCTGGAGGTCGGGGACGGCGGCGAGATCACGGACGTGTCCGTGGCCAGCGGGGCCATCGGCAAGCACGCGATGCGCGAGCCCGACGTGGAGGCCTTCATGAAGGGGGTCAGCATACGCTCCGAGGACTATTGGCGCGCGTCGGAGGTCTTCCAGGGCTCCCTGGACGAGCGCCTGAAGGGGCGGGCGAGCCTGAGCTTCAAGCGGGAGGCGATCGTGGGCATTATGGACGAGGCGTTGTCCGACGCGCTGCGGTATTTTTATTTCGGAGGGGAGCGCGTGTGA